A genomic stretch from Pomacea canaliculata isolate SZHN2017 linkage group LG2, ASM307304v1, whole genome shotgun sequence includes:
- the LOC112557278 gene encoding triosephosphate isomerase-like — MGDRKFFVGGNWKMNGDKKSIDEIIKFLKEEPLDPAAEVVVAPPAPYIDYVSQKLSSKAAVAAQNCYKEASGAFTGEVSPGMIKDCGGTWVILGHSERRHVFGESNQLIGEKVKFALNAGLNLIPCVGEKLEEREAGNTEAVVFEQMKAIADNTSDWKRVVIAYEPVWAIGTGRTATPEQAQEVHKAIRNWLAKNVSESVAKSTRIIYGGSVKGSNAKELAGKADVDGFLVGGASLTRDFVAIVNARKHESGPLDCCMSVKTSS, encoded by the exons ATGGGCGACCGTAAATTTTTCGTAGGAGGAAACTGGAAAATGAATGGTGATAAGAAATCCATAGATGAAATCATCAAGTTTTTAAAGGAGGAACCATTGGATCCAGCGGCAG aagtAGTTGTGGCCCCTCCAGCACCCTATATTGATTATGTTTCTCAAAAACTGAGTTCAAAGGCAGCTGTGGCAGCACAGAACTGTTACAAAGAAGCCAGTGGAGCTTTCACCGGAGAAGTTAG CCCTGGCATGATCAAGGACTGTGGTGGTACATGGGTCATTCTGGGACACTCAGAAAGGAGGCATGTCTTTGGAGAGTCAAATCAG TTGATTGGAGAAAAGGTCAAGTTTGCCCTTAATGCAGGCCTCAATCTCATCCCCTGTGTTGGTGAGAAGCTGGAAGAGCGTGAAGCTGGGAATACAGAAGCTGTTGTCTTTGAACAGATGAAAGCCATTGCTG ataACACCAGTGACTGGAAACGTGTGGTGATTGCCTATGAACCTGTCTGGGCCATTGGAACAGGTAGAACTGCAACACCAGAGCAGGCTCAGGAAGTGCACAAGGCCATCAGGAACTGGCTGGCCAAGAATGTCTCAGAATCTGTGGCTAAATCCACAAGAATAATTTACGGAG GATCTGTTAAAGGAAGCAATGCTAAGGAATTGGCTGGGAAGGCTGATGTAGATGGTTTCCTGGTTGGAGGAGCCTCTCTAACTCGAGATTTTGTGGCAATTGTTAATGCAAGAAAGCATGAAAGTGGACCTCTTGATTGTTGCATGTCTGTTAAGACCAGCTCTTAG